Proteins found in one Polyodon spathula isolate WHYD16114869_AA unplaced genomic scaffold, ASM1765450v1 scaffolds_740, whole genome shotgun sequence genomic segment:
- the si:ch211-105f12.2 gene encoding RIMS-binding protein 2-like, with amino-acid sequence KLKFLPHQETIANSDPRPLHSAEVLAKSNRAETRPATETLWTGNPGTTEASEAEGVIQDNAVRIFVALFAYDPASMSPNPDAAEEELPFKEGQIIKIHGDKDSDGFYHGESRGRFGYVPCNMVSEIQVEDEETMEQLLQQGYLSADASVENIGTRSHAQLPRRPVPPPKPRRSKKVNSAGVWEENVNSHRERVRPSSGSRGARPRRMVAVFDYDPRESSPNVDIEAELTFSAGDVILVFGEMDDDGFFYGDLNGQQGLAPSNFLQALPENDVEAAGGVSEEKVLPAESRRESQVSLEGSEEQNDSAVTSFEEPFTPCTTVSITAPPQVQVPTPQSPGQSDTSPPGKKKRGFFSKGKKLFKKLGSSKKE; translated from the exons GGCCACTGCACTCAGCCGAAGTCCTGGCAAAGAGCAACCGAGCAGAAACCAGGCCAGCAACAG AAACCCTGTGGACTGGGAACCCTGGCACAACTGAAGCTTCAGAGGCAGAGGGGGTTATCCAGGACAATGCTGTACGGATTTTTGTCGCCCTCTTTGCGTATGACCCTGCCAGCATGTCTCCAAACCCCGACGCTGCAGAAGAGGAACTGCCGTTCAAAGAAGGACAGATAATAAAG ATCCATGGTGATAAAGACTCAGACGGATTTTACCACGGAGAGTCCAGGGGTCGATTTGGCTATGTCCCCTGCAACATGGTGTCTGAAATCCAGGTGGAGGATGAAGAAACCATGGAGCAGCTGCTTCAGCAGGGCTACCTCTCAGCTGACGCCTCTGTGGAAAACATAG GCACTCGTTCACATGCTCAGCTTCCGCGCCGGCCCGTTCCGCCGCCGAAACCGAGGCGATCCAAGAAAG TTAACTCTGCTGGTGTCTGGGAGGAAAATGTAAACTCACATAGAG AGCGCGTCCGACCCAGTAGTGGGTCTCGTGGGGCTCGTCCTCGGAGGATGGTCGCTGTCTTCGACTATGATCCGCGGGAGAGCTCCCCAAATGTGGACATTGAG GCTGAGCTGACCTTCAGTGCCGGCGATGTCATCCTTGTGTTTGGAGAGATGGACGATGACGGATTCTTTTAT GGAGACCTAAATGGACAGCAAGGGTTGGCACCGTCTAACTTTCTGCAAGCCTTACCCGAGAATGATGTGGAGGCTGCTGGGGGAGTTTCAGAAGAGAAAGTGCTGCCAGCGGAAAGCAGAAGAGAGTCACAG GTGAGTCTGGAGGGTTCTGAAGAGCAGAATGACTCCGCAGTAACCTCGTTTGAAGAACCCTTCACTCCATGTACCACGGTTAGCATCACGGCTCCTCCACAAGTTCAGGTCCCAACTCCACAGAGCCCCGGCCAAAGTGACACGTCACCCCCTGGAAAGAAGAAAAGGGGCTTCTTCTCCAAaggaaaaaaactttttaaaaaactggGATCGAGCAAGAAAGAGTGA